A region of Sesamum indicum cultivar Zhongzhi No. 13 linkage group LG7, S_indicum_v1.0, whole genome shotgun sequence DNA encodes the following proteins:
- the LOC105166504 gene encoding pathogen-related protein-like: MATPTTVSKDKYRSYLSEEELKNTKWRAGPPNYDLVNKLFEEGRTKIWAAGSLEDQVQNLVKTWEMESIHKANPDDYKTVDAKKYVVGINGKRYFTLEEARRIGGGYNVFLQTSLPPALRSYDPDRETYESSQAAFKTVFPRGFALEVLQVYSGPPVIAYKFRHWGYMEGPFQGHAPTGELVEFFGTSIIQMEDSKVVKVEFFFDRGELLAQLIKGEKMGECGSNVASACPFMA, translated from the exons ATGGCAACTCCCACTACTGTTAGTAAAGACAAATACAGATCCTACTTGAGTGAAGAGGAGCTCAAGAACACAAAATGGCGTGCTGGCCCTCCTAATTACGACCTCGTAAATAAGCTCTTTGAAGAAGGGCGAAccaaa ATATGGGCTGCTGGATCACTGGAAGACCAAGTGCAGAATCTTGTCAAGACATGGGAAATGGAATCCATCCACAAGGCCAATCCAGATGACTACAAAACAGTTGATGCTAAGAAGTATGTTGTAGGCATCAATG GCAAAAGGTACTTTACATTGGAGGAAGCGAGAAGGATAGGTGGAGGGTACAATGTTTTCTTACAGACATCTCTGCCACCAGCATTAAGGTCATATGATCCTGATCGAGAGACGTACGAATCGTCCCAAGCTGCTTTTAAAACAGTATTCCCTCGAGGATTCGCTCTTGAAGTTCTTCAAGTTTATTCGGGGCCTCCGGTGATTGCCTACAAGTTCAGGCACTGGGGTTACATGGAGGGCCCTTTCCAAGGACATGCTCCCACCGGGGAATTGGTTGAATTCTTCGGAACATCCATTATTCAG ATGGAGGATTCCAAGGTTGTGAAGGTTGAGTTCTTTTTTGACCGTGGAGAACTACTGGCACAGCTTATCAAGGGGGAAAAAATGGGTGAATGTGGAAGCAATGTGGCCTCAGCTTGCCCTTTCATGGCTTAa
- the LOC105166447 gene encoding probable receptor-like protein kinase At5g20050, which produces MEDRRANLVALFIVLLLISFIIIARLSLHLSKTFFLICGANVAAIFAVLMILIIRARFATRRKQLERQLDSQGRELRIEYSFLRKVAGVPTKFRHRELEEATDGFRSLVGRGASGSVFKGILSDGTTVAVKRIDGEERGDKAFKSEVAAIASVQHVNLVRLLGYCISSTGPRFLVYEFIHNGSLDNWIFPRTRARSGGRQRGGILSWELRCRVALDVAKALSYLHHDCRSCILHLDVKPENILIDENFRALVSDFGLSKLKGREESRVVTTIRGTRGYLAPEWLLENGVSEKCDVYSYGMVLLEIIDGRRSISVLEEGDGSSKKKFEFFPRTVIEKLRDGKPLEIVDERLLVGGGVHQGELKRMIGIALWCIQEKAKLRPSMAQVVEMLEGRVPVEDPPNTQMLVVDLLSIEDDQNGNPTNCRKPTLAQLNRESPSTSTCSFTFSSLLGR; this is translated from the coding sequence ATGGAGGACAGAAGAGCAAATCTGGTTGCCCTTTTCATAGTTCTACTGCTCATCAGCTTCATCATCATTGCTCGTCTCTCTCTCCATCTGTCCAAGACCTTTTTCCTCATATGCGGAGCTAATGTTGCAGCAATCTTCGCAGTTCTGATGATCCTGATAATCCGTGCTCGTTTCGCCACCCGACGGAAGCAGCTGGAGAGGCAGCTTGATTCCCAGGGCCGTGAGCTTCGGATTGAGTACAGTTTTCTCCGGAAAGTCGCTGGAGTGCCCACGAAGTTCCGGCACAGGGAGCTGGAAGAAGCCACCGACGGGTTTCGGTCTCTTGTAGGCAGGGGGGCTTCTGGTTCCGTCTTCAAAGGAATACTCAGCGACGGCACGACGGTGGCTGTGAAACGGATCGATGGAGAAGAGCGCGGCGACAAGGCATTCAAGTCTGAAGTTGCAGCAATCGCCAGTGTGCAACATGTAAATCTTGTGAGGCTTCTGGGGTATTGCATTTCATCCACGGGGCCTCGGTTTCTCGTCTACGAGTTCATCCACAACGGGTCATTGGACAACTGGATTTTTCCCAGGACGAGAGCAAGAAGTGGCGGTCGGCAGAGGGGCGGTATCTTGTCGTGGGAATTGAGATGCAGAGTTGCTCTTGATGTAGCCAAAGCGCTCTCCTATCTGCACCACGATTGCCGCTCGTGTATATTACACCTGGATGTGAAGCCAGAGAACATTCTGATCGACGAGAATTTCCGGGCACTTGTCTCAGATTTCGGGCTATCCAAGCTCAAAGGAAGAGAAGAGAGCAGAGTGGTGACCACTATCCGGGGAACCAGAGGCTACTTGGCTCCCGAGTGGCTATTGGAGAACGGGGTGTCTGAGAAGTGCGATGTGTATAGCTACGGAATGGTGTTGCTGGAGATTATCGACGGACGACGGAGTATAAGTGTGTTGGAAGAGGGGGACGGCTCGTCCAAGAAGAAGTTCGAGTTCTTTCCAAGAACTGTGATTGAGAAATTGAGAGATGGGAAACCACTGGAAATTGTGGATGAGAGGCTGCTGGTAGGTGGGGGCGTCCACCAGGGAGAGTTGAAGAGAATGATTGGGATAGCGTTGTGGTGCATACAAGAGAAGGCCAAGCTTCGGCCGAGCATGGCTCAGGTGGTCGAAATGCTGGAAGGGCGTGTTCCGGTTGAAGATCCGCCCAACACCCAAATGCTTGTGGTCGATCTGCTATCCATCGAAGACGACCAAAATGGGAACCCAACCAATTGCCGCAAGCCCACACTCGCTCAATTGAATCGTGAGAGTCCCTCCACGTCCACTTGCTCCTTTACGTTTTCATCGCTCTTGGGCCGATAG